The genomic interval ATTATTTTTTGGAGAAAAATCATGTTCTGGGAAGCAAAACTGCAACACTGGGTTGATGACATTCGCAATCGCGCCGCATTACCTTTAAGGCTCGAATTATGGAACGGTCAGCGCTTTGATTTTAGTACCGCCGCAGCACCCGAAGTTATCGTCCGCATCCCCCACGCATCCTCCCTCTCTTATCTATTAACACCGTCCTTGTCGAACCTTGGCGAGGCCTATGTTGAGGGCAAGATCGAGGTCGAAGGCAAGCTCAAACAGATCATCTCCGTCGCCAATGCGCTAGCCGCAACGCACCTTAAGCCGGTCGGAAAATTCGGCCGGGTTGCCCGCACCATCCGACACAACAAAGCAAAAGACGCAGAAGCGATTCATTATCATTACGACGTTTCCAACCATTTTTATCAATTGTGGCTGGACCAGAATATGGTGTATTCGTGCGCTTATTTTGAGAATGGCGATGAAGATTTATACACGGCGCAGCTGAAAAAAATCGATCATATTCTGACCAAAATTCAACTCCAGCCAGGTCAGACATTGTTGGATATCGGCTGCGGCTGGGGTGCGCTGGTATTGCGTGCGGCACAAAAATTTGGCGCGAAATGTGTCGGCGTGACGCTCTCGGAAAATCAGTATGCGCTGGCAAAAGAACGCGTGGCAGAAGCCGGCCTGACGAACCAGATTGAAATCCGTTTACAAGACTATCGCGATGTCACCGGAAAATTTGATCGCATCACCAGCGTCGGTATGTTCGAGCATGTCGGCCTGAAGAATCTGCCGATGTATTTTTCGCGTATCCAATCGCTGCTGAATGACGATGGCGTCGCGATGAATCACGGGATTACAACAACCGATATCGATAACGGTGAATCGCCTTACGGCGGTGGTGAATTTATTGATAAATACGTGTTCCCACATGGCGAATTACCGCATATCGGCCTAGTTCTGAAGACTATGCAGGAAGGCGGCCTGGAAGTCATGGATGTGGAAAATTTACGCCGACATTATGCAAAGACTTGCAGCATTTGGGCCGACAATCTTGAGGCGCATTCAGATGAAGTCAGACGTGCATCGGATGATCGTCGCTTCCGCATCTGGCGTTTATATCTGGCGGGCAGCGCGTATGGTTTTGAGATGGACTGGATGTCGCTATATCAGGTGATTTGTCGCAAGGCTGGACGGAGTGCGGCAACGCTGCCGTGGTCGCGCAAATATATCTATGGTGAGACTTAATTAGTCCTACCGGTCACATGTAAAAAGGTCGCCCTCCGCGGCGACCTTTTTTATTGCAGGCTTACTTGATTTGCGCACTGATGCGGTTTACCACCCACTATCGCAGCAAACAATCACGTCGCTTAAGCCTTTATCTGATCCATAAATGTTTTGCGTAGCTTGGCGACTTTTGGGGCAACCACAAAAGCACAATAACCCTGCAAAGGATGTTGTCTGAAGTAATTCTGGTGATAATCCTCGGCCTTGTAATAGGTTTCAGCAGCAGACAATTCCGTGACAATCGGCGCATCCCAGACACAGGCCATTTCCGCCATCACATGTTTTGCAGTTTCTTTCTGCTCAGGCGACTGATAATAGATCACTGACCGATATTGGGTGCCGACGTCATTCCCTTGCCGGTTCAGCGTAGTCGGATCGTGAATGGTGAAAAATATCTCTAGCAATGCACGAAAACTGACTTTCTCGTTATCAAACGTAATCGCAACTACTTCTGCATGGCCGGTCGTACCGTCGCATACTTGCTCATAGGTCGGATTGACAATGTGGCCGCCGGTATAGCCTGATTCGACATGTTCGACGCCTTTGACTTCCTGATAGACCGCCTCCGTGCACCAGAAGCAGCCACCGCCGATAACTGCAGTTTCGATAGCCATATTATTTCCCTCATAGTTTCATCATTTATAGTGACTTTAACGCAATCCGTCTGGATTTGCCTACTTGAGGATTTGATTTCTCTTTGCTGCCTTTCCATAGTCGTAAAAAAACCTCGACATAATCGAGGTTTTTTTACGACCAGCCACAGTTCCGGCCAGACTTTTATGCCACTTTAGAACTTGTAACCAACCGACAAGAAACTAACAATCGGATCCAACGTCAGTTTGGTTGTGCTGTGTACTGGGCCAGCCGGTGTATTGGTGGTCAAGTCGGCTTTTGTCTTCAACGCAATATAAGAAACCGAGAAGCCAACCGACCAGTGCGCATCGAAGTTATAGCTTGCACCGGCACTGATCACTGGCGCGAACGAGCTGCTCAAATCGGCACTAGTTGTGAAAGCGGTTGTGCGTCCACCACTGATTTTGCCACTTAATGTTTGCTGGAAAGTATTATCCAACTTAACATCCGAGTACCAGACATAGGTAGCACCGGCGCCCAGGAAGGGACGGAACTGACTATTTTTATCGCCGAAGTAGTATTTAACAAGAAGCGCTGGACTCCATTGTTTAGCCGAGCCGATATGCAAGCCTTGCAAACTGCCTTCGCCATCCAGTTTAAATTTAGGCGGAATACCTGCGTCGCCAGATAATACCCAGTTGTCAGTAAAGAAATGACTGAATTGCAAACCTAACGTGTCTGCATTGCCAACGCTAGCGCCGGTATTTGGCACAGTTTGACCGCCAACGACCAGATTTTGACTCGAATCCTGCGGTGCCAGATGAAACCAGCCTATACCAACGATGTTATCGCCAGCTTGCTGCGCGATTGCTGGCATGGCAGCCATTGTCAGTAATGTTAAAGCGGCGACCTTCGGCAGCATGGCAAAATGTTTTTTCATATGTCTTCTCCAAGTATGGTGTTTAAAATGTAAGTACTACATTGGTGTTGGAGCATGCATCCCCACCCCTTTTTGGCGCCTGCCTCGCTAATCGCTATTGGCTGGAGGCGCTCTATTATTATTTATTTTCGCGTATGAAACTATAGTTTGATGTTGATATCAGGCAATTTGCATGTTTTTCTCAATCACTAAAAAGAACGTGCGTGCTATTCTTTTTTTACACTATGCCAGTTTTGCACCACTTTGACCATGCTTGACTAGCGTTGTGGTATTTTTGCCTCAAACAAACTTAAGGGCGCAAAAATGGTGTGAATATATCGGTTGAATCGTGCGCTGCGCGACGCAAACGATCATTGATTCCCTGCCACGCAATCTCTTGCGGCGGCGTTTCCACCACGATCAAATCAGCAGCAGCGTGATCCAGATCGCGCAACGCAGCGTAAAGAT from Glaciimonas sp. PCH181 carries:
- a CDS encoding OmpW family protein produces the protein MKKHFAMLPKVAALTLLTMAAMPAIAQQAGDNIVGIGWFHLAPQDSSQNLVVGGQTVPNTGASVGNADTLGLQFSHFFTDNWVLSGDAGIPPKFKLDGEGSLQGLHIGSAKQWSPALLVKYYFGDKNSQFRPFLGAGATYVWYSDVKLDNTFQQTLSGKISGGRTTAFTTSADLSSSFAPVISAGASYNFDAHWSVGFSVSYIALKTKADLTTNTPAGPVHSTTKLTLDPIVSFLSVGYKF
- a CDS encoding cyclopropane-fatty-acyl-phospholipid synthase family protein, producing MFWEAKLQHWVDDIRNRAALPLRLELWNGQRFDFSTAAAPEVIVRIPHASSLSYLLTPSLSNLGEAYVEGKIEVEGKLKQIISVANALAATHLKPVGKFGRVARTIRHNKAKDAEAIHYHYDVSNHFYQLWLDQNMVYSCAYFENGDEDLYTAQLKKIDHILTKIQLQPGQTLLDIGCGWGALVLRAAQKFGAKCVGVTLSENQYALAKERVAEAGLTNQIEIRLQDYRDVTGKFDRITSVGMFEHVGLKNLPMYFSRIQSLLNDDGVAMNHGITTTDIDNGESPYGGGEFIDKYVFPHGELPHIGLVLKTMQEGGLEVMDVENLRRHYAKTCSIWADNLEAHSDEVRRASDDRRFRIWRLYLAGSAYGFEMDWMSLYQVICRKAGRSAATLPWSRKYIYGET
- the msrA gene encoding peptide-methionine (S)-S-oxide reductase MsrA, translating into MAIETAVIGGGCFWCTEAVYQEVKGVEHVESGYTGGHIVNPTYEQVCDGTTGHAEVVAITFDNEKVSFRALLEIFFTIHDPTTLNRQGNDVGTQYRSVIYYQSPEQKETAKHVMAEMACVWDAPIVTELSAAETYYKAEDYHQNYFRQHPLQGYCAFVVAPKVAKLRKTFMDQIKA